The Apium graveolens cultivar Ventura chromosome 11, ASM990537v1, whole genome shotgun sequence genome has a window encoding:
- the LOC141695070 gene encoding MYB-like transcription factor ODO1 gives MGRQPCCDKLGVKKGPWTAEEDKKLISFILSNGQCCWRAVPKLAGLRRCGKSCRLRWTNYLRPDLKRGLLTDDEEQLVIDLHARLGNRWSKIAGRLPGRTDNEIKNHWNTHIKKKLIKMGIDPVTHEPLRKEESPKKTETLSQPFQSPAEIENPTIPVQQTNVTEDQSNVMASSDQQTSVMASSDQKTSVMASSEYSCSQPADQNSSADESNSLGAICDQIDDSLISYLLEDETPGLLDASWDLPPATENFNNVNVPPSWDETCAWLLDCQDFGTQDFGFDYFNDVELKMLNQVDVKSN, from the exons ATGGGGAGACAACCATGTTGTGATAAGCTTGGAGTGAAGAAAGGGCCATGGACTGCTGAGGAAGACAAGAAGCTTATCAGTTTCATTTTATCGAATGGCCAATGTTGTTGGCGTGCTGTGCCTAAACTTGCCGGTTTACGACGTTGTGGCAAGAGCTGCAGGCTTCGGTGGACTAATTATCTTCGACCCGACTTGAAGAGAGGCCTTCTTACTGATGATGAGGAACAACTTGTGATTGATCTTCATGCTCGCCTTGGAAACAG GTGGTCCAAAATTGCTGGTAGGTTGCCTGGAAGAACTGATAATGAGATTAAGAATCATTGGAACACTCACATCAAGAAAAAGCTCATTAAGATGGGAATTGATCCTGTCACTCATGAACCGCTTCGTAAGGAAGAAAGCCCTAAAAAGACGGAGACATTATCTCAGCCCTTCCAATCACCGGCTGAAATCGAAAATCCAACTATACCAGTACAGCAGACTAATGTCACCGAAGACCAGTCTAATGTAATGGCCAGCTCTGATCAGCAAACTAGTGTCATGGCCAGCTCTGATCAGAAAACTAGTGTTATGGCTAGCTCCGAATACTCGTGTTCACAACCAGCTGATCAAAATTCTTCTGCTGATGAGTCTAATTCATTGGGTGCTATTTGTGATCAGATAGATGACTCGTTGATTAGTTACTTGTTAGAAGATGAAACTCCCGGACTTCTTGATGCATCATGGGACCTTCCGCCAGCTACAGAAAACTTTAACAACGTAAATGTGCCTCCTTCTTGGGACGAAACCTGTGCATGGCTATTGGACTGTCAGGATTTTGGCACTCAAGATTTCGGTTTCGATTATTTTAACGATGTCGAACTGAAGATGTTAAACCAGGTAGACGTGAAAAGCAATTAG
- the LOC141695726 gene encoding uncharacterized protein LOC141695726 translates to MKRFVKQKPDSFSSEPTSIDAKNWIVHLEKIFDALGCDEIQKVRLAVYKLEGDAQRWWRGVKATRGVQYVEALEWQGFKEVFYEQYFSNADREAYLREFHSIVQHHNESNTDYMARFIRLDGFAGTVAGTDVQQDDKFKWGLKSYLRGSIISF, encoded by the coding sequence ATGAAAAGGTTTGTGAAGCAAAAACCAGACTCTTTTAGTTCAGAACCGACTTCTATTGATGCTAAAAATTGGATTGTTCATCTCGAGAAGATTTTTGATGCACTGGGTTGtgatgagattcagaaggtcAGGTTAGCAGTGTATAAGTTGGAGGGGGATGCTCAGAGGTGGTGGAGAGGAGTGAAAGCTACTAGAGGGGTGCAATATGTAGAGGCTTTGGAATGGCAGGGATTCAAGGAAGTATTCTATGAGCAGTACTTCTCTAACGCTGATAGGGAGGCTTATTTGAGGGAGTTTCATTCTATTGTGCAGCACCATAATGAGAGCAATACTGATTATATGGCGAGGTTTATAAGGTTGGATGGATTTGCTGGGACAGTTGCAGGGACTGATGTACAACAGGATGATAAATTTAAATGGGGGTTGAAGTCTTATTTGAGGGGTTCCATAATTTCTTTTTAA